From the genome of Chloroherpetonaceae bacterium:
TTGTCACGGTCTTGCAGCACATCTTGCTCCAGGAACTTGTAAAAAATGATAGGGTTGAGATAAGCCACTTCTAAGCCACGACCCGAGTAGACCATCACGTCGCCAAATGTGGCAGAGAACCAATTTGGCACGCTAACTTTGAGCTTGTGCAGCGCAAAGAACTTGGTGTATCGTTCATCTCGGTTGAAGCTAAAATTGCCAACTGTCGAGGCGTGCACCATTGCATAGTGAAAAATGCCGTAGTTTGCATTGATTTTGAGAAAGTCCAGCACAGGTCCATTGCCAGAAACCATCAAGCGGTTGCCGTAGCCAAAGCCGTAACGAATCGGCTCGCGTCCAATCTGAAAAGAGATATTGAGGTCTGCAGTAGGCTCGGTGTAGAAGCGCACATAGCCTTCGCTAAGGGTGTAGTTAGGGAACTCTTCAGGTTGAATGTTGCCCTCAATGAGTTTGAAGTTGGTGCGCAGGTCAGGACGAGCGGCTAGCACAAGGTCACGGCTGCCGGGGTTCATTCCTTGTGTAAAAGAAAGCATTGTGCCAAGTTGCCCAAAAAGTGTAACGCGAAAGCGAAAGGCCGCATCATAGACAAAAGCAGAGACATTTGGGCGAGGCTCAAGGCGCAAGACATTATGTCCGCCAAGCAGCAGTTCTACAAAGATGCGAGTGCTATCGCGCTTGTAGTAGAAAAAATTTTTCTCCTTATCGGAGAAGATTTCAGCAGCGCGCTCGCTGAACGGTCGGTCGTATTGAATCAAGTTTGAAAAAGTCTCTGTATTCTGGAACGACTCATCAAATGTGATTTGAAAGCGGCGCAAAAGTCGCCGTTCTGTTTCACTTAGCTCATTTTCTTTTGCCGCAATTTCACGCAAAAGCTGAATGACCTCTAAGCGCGAAAGGGGAAGGTTATCGTCGTGAAAAAAAGAAGTGATTTTTTTGACGCGCATTTCCTTGAGATACTCATAGATGTCAACAGCATGAAAGGTAGCATTGAGCGGAATGTTATCCTGCTGTGCCCAAAGTAAAGTTGGTAGTGCTAGGGAAAAAAGCCAGAGTAGAAGGCAGAGCAGGTAGCGCATTCGGAAAAAAGTAGACGGGCGCACAGTCAGTCTGCCAAAGTGGGTCGGACAAACGGTTATCTGTAAATCTCTACCACAGGCTCGCCCTTTTCGTTGATATAGCCACGATACATTCCTTCGCTATTGAAGGGCATAGCGATATTGCCATGTTTGTCGAGAATAATCATACCGCCATCGCCACCGAGCTGACCAATTTTTTCAATCACCAGTTTGCCAGCTTCAGAGACCGACAAGCCTTTGTAGGCGATCAGTGCCGAGACATCAAAAGCTGCAACAGTGCGAATGAAGTATTCGCCCCAACCTGTGGTGGAGACGGCGCAAGTTGCATTGTTTGCGTAGGTGCCTGCACCGATGATAGGTGAGTCACCCACGCGCCCATATCGCTTGTTCATCATGCCGCCTGTAGAAGTGCCAGCCGCAAGGTTGCCGTATCTATCCAGAGCGACCGCACCCACCGTGCCTTTCTTGTCGGACTGTTTGCTGCCTTCTTGCTTGGAACGCTCACGTTCTTTGGCGCGCTCGAGTCCTTTGAGGCGCTCAGGCGTGATAAAGTAGCTCTCAGGCACTAGCTCAAAGCCCTGAGAGGTCGCAAAGCGTTCTGCTCCGTCGCCAACCATCAAGACATGCGGCGATTTTTCCATTACGGCACGTGCCAGTGAAATGGGGTTTTTAATGCGGTGCACGGCTGCAACCGCACCGGCAGCAAGTGTTTTACCATCCATAATTGAAGCATCAAGCTCAGCTTTTCCGTCAGCGTTAAGCACCGCACCTTTGCCTGCATTGAAAAGCGGTGAATCTTCTAAAATTTTGATAGCGGCTTCAACGGCATCAAGGCTTGTGCCACCGTCTTGCAAAATCTTGTAGCCAGCACGCAACGCCTCAGTGAGTTTCTCACGATAGGCTTGCTCTCTTTCTGGCGACATATCTTGCTTGCGAATGACGCCTGCACCGCCGTGAATCGCAAAGGCAATTTTTGATTGAGATGGTTGAGCTTGCAAGTTCAGTAGAGTGCCGCTGAGAAGCACAATAGTGAAGAAGAAAAATTCAATGCGCATATAGAAAAAAGTGGTTTTAGAAGATGCAACTTTTGGAGCGAGCGAAAAAGCTCGCTGAGTAAAAACTTATTGAACCATAAAAATAAAAATCCTGCATACAACAAAAAGAGTAGCAACAGTGCAACAACCACGATAGCATACTTGCGACCGAAGACACTCGAACTGGCTTCAATCAGTTTCTCAACAATTCTGTGCGACCACCGACTCAGAAATTCAAAAGCAGGGTAGAAAAGCACAACCACAATAACCATGCCCAGTGCCGTCAGTAGATAGGGATTGACGGTTTTATCAAGGCGCGTAACGAATGCATTGATAGAGGTGTTCACGAACTCTACACAGAGCAAAACAAGAACAACTATCATTGCACGGAAGCGCTGCCGTGTGCGAGCGGCTTTCTGCTGCGGTGTGTCTGAAACTGGCATCGCAAGTAAAAAATGCAGGTTGGTTCGAGCAGGGCAAATTTATGCCGGCTTAGAACATTGAAGTGGCGCTCATGCATTCGATGCATGCCAAGTCAAATTTGCAAGCCGCATTACGAAATCTGAGAATAGGGACGAGAGCTAACCGCACCCACGATTCTTGTTGTCTTCCAAGCGGCACGGTTCGAGCAAGATTGCTTCAAATCTGTGGAATTATCGTAGATTGTAACTCTTGCGAAAAATGTCGGCAGTATATGGAAGAGAAAATCTACACGCATCTCCTCGAAAAGCTCAGAGCAACTTATCAAAAAATCCAAGTGCGAGATGCCTTAGGGGGCTTAGCGAAGTTTGTGCTGGCTACGTTAGGCGCAATGCTGGCAGTTGCGGCTGTAGAGTCTGTAGCGAAGTTAGACAGCATAGGACGCTTGCTGCTTCTGGTACTGCTGATTGGAACAAGTGTAGCCAGTCTGCTTTACTTTGTGGTGCTACCGCTCCTTCAGCGCACGTTTAGCCCTGACGAAATAGCAAAGTTAGTAGGTGAATTTTTCCCAAACTTGCAGGACAGGCTCATTAATGTGCTGCAAGTGTATCGAGACGCACGGTCAAACCCATTTGCGGTAGCTGCTTTAGCAAAAGTGGGAAAGGACACCGAGCCGATGGATTTTCGAGCAGCGGTGTCATTTGAGAAAATAAAACCTGTGGGAAGTGCAGCAGTGGTTGGTGCAGTGGCAACGGCGCTGGTCTTTTCACTTTCCCCGCTTGGCTTAAACCGTGCCCTTGTGCGCATCATTCGGTTTAGTGAAGACTTCACCCCACCGCCACCCTTTCAGATTCTTTCTCTCTCCAGAGATGTGGAAGTCGCAAAGGGGAGCGATGCCGAAGTGCGCTTCAAGGTCGTGCCAAACCCAGAAGCGGAAACCGTGCTGGAAGTGCGGCGACTTACACTGAGGCTCTATGACCTCAGCGGCTTTGAGTTGCAAGACATCAAACTTCTGCAAGATAGTGCAGGTGAATTTTCCTATCGGTTGCGAAACCAGCGACAAGACCTCCTGTACTTTGCCGAAAGCGATGTGGCAGGGAAAACAATCAGAAGCGACCGCCACTATGTCTATGTGCTGGATAAGCCACGCATTGAGCGCTTTCAGCTCTCACTGATGCCACCGGCGTACAGTCAGCTTAGCCCACAGGTGCTTGAGCCAAATTTTGGCGATGCAGCCAGCCTAAAAGGCTCAAAGGTAACTGTGCGCCTGAAGGCATCAAAGCCGATAAAGTCGGCGATGCTGGTAAGTGATACAGTTCAACTGGCAATGCAAGTCAGCGGCGATTCTGCGACCGTTACTTTTACACTGAAAGATGACCTGACCTATCGGCTTGAAGTAAGAGACCAAACTGAAATGCGCTCTGAGCCAAGTGCCACATATCAACTGCGTGCTATTCCTGATGAATTCCCAACCATTCGCCTCTTACAGCCTGAGACGCGCGAGACCAAGTTGCCTGAATCGCTTGTTCAGCCACTGACGCTCGAGCTCAAAGATGACTTTGGCTTTAGCCGACTGGCTATCAAGTTTAGAGTAAGCAAATCCGAGATTGCAGAGCCAGAAGAGACATTTCGCGAAATACTGATTCCACTCACTGGTGAAGGCACGCAAATTGACCGCGTAGTGAATTTTACTTGGAACTTGAGCAAAGCAGGCATTGTGGCAGGCGATGAAGTGGAGTTTTACGCCGAAGTGCACGACAACGACGCTGTTTCAGGATACAAAGCTGCCCGCACGGACTTTTATCGACTGCGTTTGCCTTCACTTGAGGAAGTGTTTGCAGAAGTCGAGCGTGCAGAGTCTAATGCAATCACCGCACTGGAAAAGAAAATAGAGGACGCAAAGTCAATTCAGGAGCAGCTCGAGAAAGTGCAAAACGAATTGCGTCAGAAAAGTCGCTCAAATTGGCAAGACCGTAAGGCGCTGGAATCGGCACTCAAAAAACAAGAGGAACTTCAAAAAAGTGCTGCAGCGCTCTCAGAAGAATTGCAAAAGATGATTGTGGAAATGCAAGAGCGGAGCCTTGTGTCTGAAGAAACGCTGCAAAAATATCAGGAAGTGCAGCGGCTTTTGGAAGAGATTAATGCACCTGAACTGAAAGACGCATTGCGCCAGCTTCGAGATGCCTTATCGCAAGTCAGCGAGCAAGAGCTGCGCAAAGCCTTAGAAAAAATGACCTTCAACGAGGAACAGATTCAGAAGAGCTTAGAGCGCACCAAAGAACTTTTGCAGCGCATTCAAGTCGAACGCAAGATTGATGAGCTAACCAAACGCATCAGCGAGATGCTGCAGAAGCAAGAGGAAATTCGCGCTGAGACAATGCAACGCTCGCCAAAAGAGCAAGAAAAGCTGAAAGAACTGCAAAAGCAGCAAGAGAGCCTTAAAAAAGACCTTGAGGAACTTCAAAACGCGCAAAAGGAACTGGAAGAAAAGATGAAAGCCTTCCCGAAGCAAGAGCAATTGCCAATGGAAGAGCTTGAGAAACTCAAAAGTCAAGCAGAGCAAGATGCACTGGAAAAAGATTTAGAAGAAGCGGAGCAAAAACTGGGCGAGCGCAATCCTGATGCGGCCGCAGAGAAACAAAAGTCAGCACTGCAAAAGATGCGTCAGCGTCAGAAGCAGCTTTCGGAAATGAAGCAAGAACTGACACGAATGCGCCGTCAAGAGCTAATTGACGCAATGCAGAATGCGGCGCGTGCTGCACTCGAACTCTCTAAAGCACAAGAGGAGCTGAAAAACGAAACGGAACAGATTCGTGGGCAGGTCTCAATGGAAGAATCACGCGAGATAGCACAAACTCAGCAGCAGATTCTGGAATCTTTGCACCAACTGCAAGAAAGTGTCTCAAAAATCGGCAAAAAGTCGTCCAAAATTCGCTCAGAGTTATCGAGACAATTGGCAGAAGCAGAGCGAGAAATGCAGCAGTCTATTTCTGCAATGGAAAATCGTCAAGCGCAGCAAGCAGCGGCTAAAATGCGTGAAGCAATGCGAGCGCTCAACGAATTTGCAGCCCAGACAAGCGATATGCTGGCCCAGATGATGGGGCAAAAGGGCGGCGATGGACAAGGCGAGGGTGGCGATGCGCTCTCTGAACTGATGCAGAGCTTAACAGGTCAGCAAAGCGAACTGAACAGCCAAACTGAGAGCTTGATGCAAGGTCAAGGGAAAAATCAAGTTGATAGAGCCCAGCGACTGGCACAGCTGGCAGCACAGCAACGCTTGATTCAAGAGCAACTGCGACGCATCGCAGAACGACAAACACAAAAGCAAAGTGAAGGAGCAGGTAAAGAGCTACTGGGCAATTTGGAAAAGCTGGCAGAGGAAATGGAAGAGAGCGCCAAAGCCTTAGAAAAAGAAGAACTGACGCGCGAGCTAATCAAGCGTCAGCAGCAGATTCTCTCGCGAATGCTCCAATCCACAAAATCGCTCCAAAAGCGTGAATTTGAAGAGCAGCGAGAAGCAAAGTCCGCGCAAAACATCTATCGCAAGTCTCCAGCAGAACTTGGCTCAGAGGTAGGACGAAGCAAGTTTCAAGATGCACTCAATCGCCTCCGTGAAAAGGGCTACTCCGACGATTACCAAAAACTCATTCGACGCTACTACGAAGCACTCGAGAAATTGCAGAGCAACTAAGAGCTGCCTAAAGAGAAATGCACACAGCAAAATGGATTCACAGCTTGATATGCTGCATAGCCCTCAATTTCGGCTTGATATACATGACGGTAGATGTATGGGGCGCGCAAACCACCTTGACAGTCAGGCTGTATGGAGAGACATTTTCACTGTCGTTGCCACACCAAACCCACGCATTTAGACTGGCAGCATTGACCGATGAGCACGCCATTGAGCGGGCGCTTGCCGATTTGGAGCAAGCGTTAAAACCACTTGCAAGTCAGCTGCGCACCCAGAGCGATAAACTGCGCTGGAACGATTGGCTAAATGTAAAGCTGGCGGCTTCTGCAGCAAAAGAGGTGTGGAAATCAGAGCCAGAGCGTGTG
Proteins encoded in this window:
- a CDS encoding isoaspartyl peptidase/L-asparaginase, which encodes MRIEFFFFTIVLLSGTLLNLQAQPSQSKIAFAIHGGAGVIRKQDMSPEREQAYREKLTEALRAGYKILQDGGTSLDAVEAAIKILEDSPLFNAGKGAVLNADGKAELDASIMDGKTLAAGAVAAVHRIKNPISLARAVMEKSPHVLMVGDGAERFATSQGFELVPESYFITPERLKGLERAKERERSKQEGSKQSDKKGTVGAVALDRYGNLAAGTSTGGMMNKRYGRVGDSPIIGAGTYANNATCAVSTTGWGEYFIRTVAAFDVSALIAYKGLSVSEAGKLVIEKIGQLGGDGGMIILDKHGNIAMPFNSEGMYRGYINEKGEPVVEIYR